Proteins encoded by one window of Amaranthus tricolor cultivar Red isolate AtriRed21 chromosome 4, ASM2621246v1, whole genome shotgun sequence:
- the LOC130811533 gene encoding leucine-rich repeat receptor-like serine/threonine-protein kinase SKM1, with protein MKQVHFVLFSLLCLNTLLLESKTHEKDIEILKNLKHSIDPKSITPGSCLSSWDFSVDPCDHIFSSNFTCGIRCDFTLAGLSRVTEITLDSAGYSAQLTNITWLLPYLRTLDLAENSFSGALPQSFSNLISLRRLSLSHNLFSFSIPTSFGSLPYLEELYLDDNQFTGSIPPSLNKLSHLKRVEIQLNRLSGELPFLGSLHNLYYFDVSHNNISSIGSTNPFSLPRSLFSFSMRNNSLKGEIPRNFLHMEFLQVLDLSYNELVGSITGQFFEHPSLEQISLSHNQLSGVESPSGRGIKGRKLVAIDLSYNEINGLLPRFFGELPKLSALSLEHNRFTGMIPSGYAVKLATTSFQRLLLGGNYLFGPIPDQLKELKPGSVNVSLVDNCLYTCPKTFFFCHGGEQKSLIQCKNSLRPRPPMIPLHNLIVETKLSYLNTKLIIPLITATTLSNTWTISYNPGRRLDSKTLTPFYTIFQGKHAL; from the exons atgaaacaagTACATTTTGTTTTATTCTCTCTATTATGTTTGAATACACTATTACTTGAATCAAAAACACACGAAAAAGATATAGAAATCCTGAAGAATCTGAAACACTCAATTGACCCAAAATCAATAACACCAGGATCATGTCTAAGTTCCTGGGATTTTTCTGTTGATCCATGTGACCACATTTTCAGTTCAAATTTCACATGTGGAATCAGGTGTGATTTTACTCTTGCAGGACTAAGTAGAGTCACTGAAATTACTCTTGACTCTGCCGGTTACTCTGCCCAGCTCACTAACATAACATGGCTGCTCCCTTATCTCCGCACTCTTGATCTCGCCGAAAACTCCTTTTCCGGCGCGCTTCCTCAATCGTTTTCTAACCTTATTAGCCTGCGTCGACTCAGTCTCTCACATAATCTGTTTTCCTTTTCAATACCCACTTCTTTTGGGTCCTTACCTTACCTTGAAGAGCTTTATTTAGATGATAATCAATTCACTGGGTCAATCCCACCGAGTTTGAACAAGTTGAGTCACTTAAAAAGGGTTGAAATCCAATTGAATCGACTTTCTGGTGAACTTCCCTTTCTGGGTTCTCTTCATAATTTGTATTACTTTGATGTAAGTCATAACAATATATCTTCAATTGGTAGTACTAACCCATTTTCACTCCCTAGATCACTGTTTTCTTTCTCAATGAGGAATAACAGCTTAAAAGGAGAAATACCCAGAAATTTTTTGCATATGGAATTTCTTCAAGTATTAGATCTTAGCTATAATGAGCTAGTTGGGTCAATTACAGGTCAATTTTTTGAGCACCCTTCATTAGAGCAGATTAGTCTATCACATAACCAACTTTCGGGGGTCGAATCGCCGAGTGGGAGAGGGATCAAGGGAAGGAAATTAGTGGCTATTGATCTCAGTTATAATGAGATTAATGGGTTGTTGCCTAGATTTTTTGGTGAGTTGCCAAAACTATCTGCATTGTCACTGGAACATAACAGGTTTACAGGAATGATACCATCTGGGTATGCTGTAAAACTAGCAACGACGTCGTTTCAAAGGCTTTTGCTTGGTGGGAACTACTTGTTCGGACCAATACCGGATCAATTAAAAGAGCTTAAACCCGGTTCGGTTAATGTGAGTTTGGTGGATAATTGTTTGTATACTTGTCCTAAAACATTCTTCTTTTGCCATGGTGGGGAGCAGAAATCACTGATTCAGTGCAAGAACAGCTTAAGGCCTAGGCCTCCTATGATTCC gttacataatcttattgtagaaacaaaattatcatatctcaataccaag CTGATAATACCATTGATtacggctactacactctcaaatacatggacaaTATCTTACAATCCGGGAAGGAGGTTGGACTCAAAAACATTgacgcc gttttatacgatattccaagggaaacacgctctttga